The Lolium rigidum isolate FL_2022 chromosome 1, APGP_CSIRO_Lrig_0.1, whole genome shotgun sequence region GTAGCCTTCCTAACAAAAATAAGTGTGATTATAGATAGAAGCGGGTTTAGAATTTGAACTTTGAACGAGTCTCAATATTTCTTAGTGCTGTCACACTAATAGATCTGCCGTACTAGTCACGTGAACAACTGCTCCCACAACATTGTCATCGTAaccaaactagggttttgcgcTTGGCACCTGCTGGTGCGCCACCTTTGCGCACTTGCAagcggagcggcctcctctgttggTCTGCACCAGAAGCCCCATAAGGTCGCCACTGCCTGCTAAGTGCTAATCTTTCCCACCTGTGACCAGTTACGTGCAACATGCGGCAAAAGCCAGCAACATGCGCTGAAAATTGGGAGTAAATTTTGTTATCACCTTTCCAGTTTTCCATGTCAATAGGGCACCACTTTTGCGTCGGCAcaactatatatgtaaatgaACAAAAAAATCACTGTTATATTTGACAAGTCTTGGCATATAGAATGCAGCAGAATGAAGGACAACCAAGTTCCTATTGAAATGAATAAGATAAGACTAACCAGTTTTCTATCTGCTCTCTTTGTCTCTGTGCGATTGTTTTGTACACTTTGTAAGAAATAAACAGAATATGTATGTTCATTTCAGTAGGATACTACTTTTTTCCGTAAAAAAACAAAGTTACATCTAGTTCTCCAAATATTTCGTCCTCTAGCTCTGTGAATTACATCTTCAGGTTCCTTGAAACATCCTACCAAAATGATCTCATATGACAAGGCAACAAAAGCCTCCGTGTTCAATGTAATGTCAAACTGCTGCCGAATTCATCGATGTGATAACCAAGGACTGTCCAAAACTGAGATTGGTTTCAGAGGCCTCTCATTTGTCTGCCCGGACAGCCAGGACCGCATGTAATAATGCAGCAGAAATTTCCACAAAATTTCCATGAGAttttccatctccacctccccaggAAGCTAGCTAGGAGAAAATGCTAGGTTGGAGTAGAGATTTTCCACCGGAAGAGAACAAACTGGTTGCTGTCTTTGACAGCCACTAGCTAATAATGCTAACCAGAAGACCACCTGTCAGGTCAACACCTAGCCGATTAGCTATAGCCTATAGTAACATTCACCCACACCTTTGAAGTTTTCCAGAAGGAAAGGTCGGTCAGTTCATGCGTGGCatgctctgctgctgctgctgctgagtgGAGAGTGGCATTTTAATGCATGATGATTGCATCTTGCATTACTGCGTTTGCACCCTGCTCTACACGGCAAACCGAGATGCCTTCCAACACTAGCACTAACACTGGCACAGCACCACGCCTATATAAGTTGTGTGCATGCCAAAGCACTTGACACACATGATCTAAAGAGTTTCGTGATCATACTCACTCCACTGTACACAGTCCAAACTAGCTACCTGCACTAGTGTCGAGATATGGCAACTACTGCACGGCCTCTGGCAGTGTTCCTGCTTCTGCTCTTGCTGGCCGTACAGCTTGTGGCGGGAAGCAAGAGCCGCAACCCCGAGCGGGACGCGCTGAGGGCATTCAGGGCAGGCGTGTCGGACCCGTCAGGCACGCTCCAGTCGTGGAACAGCACGGCGCACTTCTGCCGGTGGGAAGGGGTGACCTGCGAGCACGGGCACGTGACGTCCCTAGGCGTGTCCGGCCTCTCCGGGACCATCTCCCCTGCCATCGGCAACCTCACCTACCTGGAGACCCTCAACTTCAGCAAGAACGCCTTCTCGGGGAGCATCCCAGCGACCCTCGGGCGGCTGCGACGTCTTAGTTACCTCAGCTTCTGCGACAACGGGCTGAGCGGGGTGATACCTGATAGCCTCCGCAACTGCACCGGCCTCGCCTATGTGTACCTCAACAACAACAGCCTCGCCGGTGGCATCCCCGACTGGCTCGGGACTATGCCAAATCTCACCTACCTATGGCTCCATGGCAACTCGTTGTCGGGAGAGATACCGCCGTCGCTCGGCAACCTCACCAAGCTTGCGAGCCTCATGCTAGACAAGAATCTTCTAAAAGGCAATCTCCCTGTTGGCCTCTCGCGACTTCCTCTCCTCCGAACACTTAGTGTCTCCCAGAACAAATTGGGTGGTGATATCCCACTTGGATTCTTCAACATGTCCTTGTTGCAAGACATGTCTCTCGCGGACAATGCATTCGGTGGGAGCCTTCCGCCGTACGCAGGCACGGGCATGAAGAACCTTGAGGGCCTCTTCCTCGGCGGCAACAGACTCACTGGGTTGATTCCAGCAACACTAGCAAATGCGTCCGGCTTGAGATATCTCAGCCTCTCCGACAACGGCTTCACTGGTCGGGTGCCACCAGAGATAGGGACGTTGTGCCTATATGCACTGGAGATGTCCAACAATGACTTGGCTGCAACTGATGGCGCTGGGTGGGAGTTCTTGGACCGTTTGACAAACTGCAGCGACCTACAAAGGCTTTCTCTCGACAACAACAATTTCACTGGTGCGATGCCAATCTCCATTAGCAGCCTCTCGAGGGAGCTTTTGGAACTAAACCTCGGGGGCAATCACATGTCAGGGTCCAAGCTCGTGCTGAGCAGCAATGAATTGAGTGGATCCATCCCTCCAACCCTCAGTAACCTACAGGAGATGGTTCTTCTCAATCTCTCCGGCAACAAGCTTACTGGCCAAGTCCCGAGACAGCTCTTCGACCTGTCATCATTATCTCAAGCAATGGACTTGTCGAACAACTGGCTCGAGGGCCCGCTTACTCACGGCATCATCCGCCTTGGAAACCTCGGATTCTTGAAGTTATCCGGAAACCTCTTCAACGGCGAGATACCAAAGCAGCTTGATAGTTGCCAGAGCTTAGAGTTGCTCGATCTGGACAACAACCTCTTCAACGGAACCATCCCACCATTGCTGAGCAAGCTGAAGGGGCTCCGGAGGCTCAACCTGACAAGAAACAGATTGTCAGGAAGCATCCCGCCAGAGCTTGGTGAGATGTCCGGGCTGCAGGAGCTGTACCTTTCACGGAACAACCTGACGGGAGTAATCCCTGAAGAGCTGGGGAACGTGAGCTcgttgatcaagatggacgtgtccTACAACCATCTGGAAGGCCAGGTGCCGCTCCATGGCGTGTTTGCAAACCTGACCGGGATAAGCATCACCGGGAACAGCGAGCTCTGTGATGGCGTTCCGCAGCTCCATCTGCTGCGATGTCCTAGTGTTGCAAGGCACACTCAACATACTGATTGGCATCTTCCTATCGTGATACCGATCTTCGGCATATCTCTCTTCTCGGGCATGCTCCTCGCCATTTTCCTATGCTACAAGAGAAAGTCGAGACGTGGAGAAAGCACGACACAACCAGACATACTTGATGCCATGAACTACGAGAGGATCTCCTATGCCGAATTGGCGAAAGCCACAAACTGCTTTGCAGATAGCAATCTGATAGGTGCAGGAAAGTTTGGCTATGTTTACAAGGGGACTCTGCCCCTGAAAGTCAAGGAGGGGTTCGAGCATGGCCTCGTGGCCGTGAAGGTGTTCGATCTACAGCAAGTCGGTGCCTCCAAGACATTCCTGTCAGAGTGTGAGGCATTGCGCACCATACGACACCCGAATCTGATTAGCATCATCACTTGCTGCTCCAGCATCACCCCCAGAGGCGACGAGTTCAGAGCTCTAGTGTTCGAGCTCATGCCCAACTATAGCCTAGACAGGTGGCTGCATCCGACGCCTGAAGCGCTCAAGAATGTCGGCAGGCTGACCGCGATCCAGCGGCTCAACATTGCGGTGGACATTGCTGACGCGCTGCACTATCTCCACGACAGCTGCGTACCACCTATCATACACTGCGATCTCAAGCCGAGCAATGTTCTTCTCGGTGAGGACATGATGGCCTGCATCGGTGACTTCGGCCTCGCAAAGCTGCTTCTTGATCCGGGGATCCAAGACGCCGCCAGCTCTGAGAGCACCATTGGAATCCGAGGCACAATCGGCTACGTCGCACCAGGTAATTTAAATACCAAAATTAACATGCTCGGATGTAGTATATACTACATATAGCTCACATTCCTTAGCTTGACTGATTTACAATTAATGTGCAGAGTACGGCACGACTGGTAAAGTTTCAACATATGGGGACACCTACAGCTTCGGTGTAACACTGCTGGAGATTTTCACACGGAAGTCGCCAACCGATGACTCCTTCACCGATGGCCTAACGCTGCAGGGGTTCGTCAGCGCGGCGTTCCCTGACAGGATTGAGGAGGTCCTTGACACGACGCTGCTTGTCCCCACGGAATTCGATGGTGATTCTAGCGGTGTTTCAGAGCAGGATTGGTTGGTTTCTGCCATCAGGGTTGGGCTTAGCTGCACCAGAGCAGCGCCGTACGAGAGGATGAGCATGAGGGATGCGGCCGCTGAGCTGCGCACGATCAGAGATGCTAGTCTCCGTGTCTGAATCTTAGCTAGATTTTTTTTCTTCCGAGAGATAGTGTGTACGGTATGTTCAGAGTTCAGAACTTCAGGCTTTCCCCAGTTTTTTCTCATGAGAAGACATTTCGACCCGAACCAGCAGGGCACTGCTTTTACATTATATAAAGAAGGAAAGGAACAAATAGATCCTAATACTATCAATTCTTCGCTCTAAATGGATCATTTGTTGAGCAtgctctttattgatttcttctccgtAAGATTATTTTGACAAATGTACACCTACAGCTGACTTATGTGACATACTAGCCTGGTAATTGGTTTTTGTATATTTGTGTCATATCACAAAATTGGTAATTAGTTATGATGCACTCTTCTTGGCCTGTAGATACCACCTAAAATTATGCATATGATCTGTGCATAGGGCTTCCCTGATCTTCGATTGATAAATTGGAATCCACAGTGGCGACATCTCATCATGTTATGCATCATTTTACAAACAAGTTTATGATTGGTTTCATAATTTTCGATAGCATGAGACTGTTGCTGTTCTTTTAGTTCTAGCAGCCCTGATGGATTTGTTGGCAATAAGCCACGCCCGTGCGATGAGTGTCGACAACCAACGTGTTCGTGCGCATCTTGGTTGTACGTAGCCATGGCGGGTGTGCCGAgtatgtgtgtgcgtgtgttctgGTTCTGGTCAGATGCTGGTATGTGGCCGCATCGGAGTCGTTAGCGAGAGTAGCGGGGAGCAGCTGAATCTGTTGGAGCTGACCGCGTCGTGCGTGTGGTGGCGCGCCGTGCGCGCCGCCTGGCGAACAGATCGTGCAGCGCGTCGTGGGCGCGTGGTAGGAGTGGAGTGTGGCGTTCGTGTGTGCGTACTCCATGTATAAAGCCTCCCGTTGTACTGCTTGGTAGTAGGCCAGCAAAAAAAACACAAGAAAAGAATAGGCGTCTGTGCGCCGTGGCTGTACGTGCGGCCGGAAAACCTTGTGTCTTCTTCTACCTCAAgtccgagagagagagagcaccggCGTTTGTCGCCGGAGGGGCTggttcggcgtgtgtcgccgaggccagccccaacatgtggtatcagagcctcgtggCTCGGGGCTGTGGCGCGGCGAGTCCGTGGTgagcacggcggcggcgtgcGTGCGCCGGAGGCCGTGGAGGTGCTGCGACAGTCGTGGAGCATGGCCATGCCATACGTGCGGGGAGCGCGGCGGCCGCGGTGGACCTGCGTTGTGGCGCAGAGGCTGCGGTGGCACGGCGTGGCTCGGCGGCGTGGAGGAGAAGCCGTTCGTGCGGCGGGTGAGGCAGCTCGAGCGGCCACGTTGCTTGCGTCAGGGCGCGGCATGTGCGTGAGCCGAGGGCGTGCGGATCACCGGAGAAGAGCATGTCCAGCGGAGCGTAGGACGGCCGCGTCGATCACGTCAGTGCGTGATCGTGTGCGCGAGCTGGGGCGTGCAGGGCGTGGCGTCATGGAGGagctcggcgtgtgtcgccgaggaGCTCGGTGGCTGTCCGGTGTGTGTCGCCGGCGGAGTGCGGCATGTGGCGCTGAAGACGAGGAAGGTGGCCTTGTTCGTGCGGAGATGAGTCATGCAGCGGTGTTCACGTCCGTGAGGCTGTAGCAGCGGCTATGGCGACGAGGACAACGACAGGAACTGCAACAACTCCGGCGATGGCAGGTCGTGGCTTAGGGGGAGATTGTTGGCAATAAGCCACGCCCGTGCGATGAGTGTCGACAACCAACGTGTTCGTGCGCATCTTGGTTGTACGTAGCCATGGCGGGTGTGCCGAgtatgtgtgtgcgtgtgttctgGTTCTGGTCAGATGCTGGTATGTGGCCGCATCGGAGTCGTTAGCGAGAGTAGCGGGGAGCAGCTGAATCTGTTGGAGCTGACCGCGTCGTGCGTGTGGTGGCGCGCCGTGCGCGCGGCCTGGCGAACAGATCGTGCAGCGCGTCGTGGGCGCGTGGTAGGAGTGGAGTGTGGCGTTCGTGTGTGCGTACTCCATGTATAAAGCCTCCCGTTGTACTGCTTGGTAGTAGGCCAGCAAAAAAAACACAAGAAAAGAATAGGCGTCTGTGCGCCGTGGCTGTACGTGCGGCCGGAAAACCTTGTGTCTTCTTCTACCTCAAgtccgagagagagagagcatcgGCGTTTGTCGCCGGAGGGGCTggttcggcgtgtgtcgccgaggccAGCCCCAACAGGATTGGCTGTGTCAGATACTCAGATTATGTTCTTTGTATAGTGCTTCTACGATTTTCGGTTGATAAATTAGAATCCACTAGGCCAACTTCTCATGCGCACGCCACTTGTCAATAATTTTTCAAACTTGGGTTGCCAAACTTGGTGTGATTTATATAATGCAAAGCATTGCATGAATAGAAAAGAGCAGCTATTTCTTGGCTTGTCAATCATGTAACGGTGTCGCTCATTAGATGACAGCGTGTTCGAGTACGGACATTGAAGTGGGAATATTCGTTTTGTGTTTATTGTCTTGATTTTGTGAACTCCACTAGTATCTTTTTTTTTGGATTGAAGGTAATTAACTTATCTGCATATTTTAAAAAGGAAAGGTTATATAGTTTCTTCACACCAAGGGCTCACAAAATGCATTTCGAGGAGCATCATATTCTATAGCTGTTCTGGTCATTTTCAAAAATATCTGTAGCACACGTTGGCCACAAATCATTTGCATATTTGACATGATAAGCTTTGCATCCAGAATTTCAAATATCTTCGCTAACTGCTTATGCTGGTGGAGGAATAGTGATAACCTCCAGTGCTATTACTTTCAGTTTGATTACAACCTGCATTATGCCTAGAAAATCATGGCGTCCAGTTTCTGCAAATTGTAATTTGTAACCAGCAATGCCATTTTGAGTTTTGACCTCTGTGTTACCGATAGTTCCTGTACGACGTCATGCGACCTTGTATCCTGTGTAATTCTAGTTCAATGTTCCCCTTTTTTTTTTCCTGTCAATGAAGGCAATTCACTGTGTGACGAATTGGTTTTGGCTTGTCCGTCGATGCAGTAGCTGCAGTTCTATGATGAGATGCTTGATCGATGTTGTATCTGCATATGTACACTGGCGACTAGTCTTTCATTCCCAACACCACTGTCATATTCTGTACAGTATAAGCCTGAAACAAGTGTCATATTCGATTTCGACATCCTCTATGAATTTAAGGTTTGTTCCATACTTTGCTCTTTTTGATTTatgcttccaacacagaaggtttTGCACCGCAAGCACGAAGGTAGGCGTCTCTGATGAGGTGCAtctcggcggcggcctccttcatGCTCATCCGCTCGTACGGCGCTCGCCGGCAGCAGTTGAGCCCAACCCTGACGGAGGAGACCAGGCAGTCCCGCGCCGTGACACGCACCTCGCTGTCCTCGGACAACGACGACACAGTCGACACGGTCGAGATTGAAATTGCAAC contains the following coding sequences:
- the LOC124684501 gene encoding probable LRR receptor-like serine/threonine-protein kinase At3g47570; this encodes MPNLTYLWLHGNSLSGEIPPSLGNLTKLASLMLDKNLLKGNLPVGLSRLPLLRTLSVSQNKLGGDIPLGFFNMSLLQDMSLADNAFGGSLPPYAGTGMKNLEGLFLGGNRLTGLIPATLANASGLRYLSLSDNGFTGRVPPEIGTLCLYALEMSNNDLAATDGAGWEFLDRLTNCSDLQRLSLDNNNFTGAMPISISSLSRELLELNLGGNHMSGSKLVLSSNELSGSIPPTLSNLQEMVLLNLSGNKLTGQVPRQLFDLSSLSQAMDLSNNWLEGPLTHGIIRLGNLGFLKLSGNLFNGEIPKQLDSCQSLELLDLDNNLFNGTIPPLLSKLKGLRRLNLTRNRLSGSIPPELGEMSGLQELYLSRNNLTGVIPEELGNVSSLIKMDVSYNHLEGQVPLHGVFANLTGISITGNSELCDGVPQLHLLRCPSVARHTQHTDWHLPIVIPIFGISLFSGMLLAIFLCYKRKSRRGESTTQPDILDAMNYERISYAELAKATNCFADSNLIGAGKFGYVYKGTLPLKVKEGFEHGLVAVKVFDLQQVGASKTFLSECEALRTIRHPNLISIITCCSSITPRGDEFRALVFELMPNYSLDRWLHPTPEALKNVGRLTAIQRLNIAVDIADALHYLHDSCVPPIIHCDLKPSNVLLGEDMMACIGDFGLAKLLLDPGIQDAASSESTIGIRGTIGYVAPEYGTTGKVSTYGDTYSFGVTLLEIFTRKSPTDDSFTDGLTLQGFVSAAFPDRIEEVLDTTLLVPTEFDGDSSGVSEQDWLVSAIRVGLSCTRAAPYERMSMRDAAAELRTIRDASLRV